From the Ursus arctos isolate Adak ecotype North America unplaced genomic scaffold, UrsArc2.0 scaffold_36, whole genome shotgun sequence genome, one window contains:
- the DTWD1 gene encoding tRNA-uridine aminocarboxypropyltransferase 1 → MSLNPPIFLKEKEENNSKFVEIQHSQTTSIAAEDPLQNLRLASQEVLQKAQQSGRSKCLKCGGSRMFYCYTCYVPVENVPIEQMPLVKLPLKIDIIKHPNETDGKSTAIHAKLLAPEFVNIYTYPCIPEYEEKDHEVALVFPGPKSVSIKDISFHLQKRIQNNVKDKNDDPDKPFIKRKKTEEQDLNDSKGQDTTLKKIIFIDSTWNQTNKIFTDERLQGLLQVELKTRKTCFWRHQKGKPDTFLSTIEAIYYFLVDYHTDILKEKYQGQYDNLLFFYSFMYQLIKNAKCSGDKETRKLIH, encoded by the exons ATGTCTCTCAATCCACCTatatttctcaaagaaaaggaggaaaataattcaaaatttgtAGAAATACAACACTCACAAACTACTTCCATAGCTGCAGAAGATCCTCTTCAAAACTTACGCTTAGCATCTCaagaagttcttcaaaaagcTCAGCAAAGTGGAAGATCAAAATGTCTCAAATGTGGTGGTTCAAGAATGTTCTATTGCTATACATGTTATGTCCCAGTTGAAAATGTACCTATTGAACAGATGCCGCTTGTGAAG cttccACTGAAGATTGATATCATTAAACATCCAAATGAAACAGATGGCAAAAGTACTGCTATACATGCAAAACTATTAGCACctgaatttgtaaatatttacacatatcCTTGTATTCcagaatatgaagaaaaagacCATGAA GTTGCACTTGTTTTTCCTGGACCTAAGTCTGTCTCaataaaagatatttcttttcaTCTGCAAAAAAGGATTCAAAATAATGTTAAAGACAAAAATGATGACCCTGACAAGCCATTCATTAAACGCAAGAAAACTGAAGAACAGGATTTGAATGACAGCAAGGGCCAAGACACgacactgaaaaaaattatatttatagataGCACCTggaaccaaacaaacaaaatattcacTGATGAGAGACTTCAAG GATTGTTACAAGTTGagttgaaaacaagaaaaacttgCTTTTGGCGCCATCAAAAAGGAAAGCCAGATACCTTCCTTTCCACAATTGAAGCCATTTACTATTTTCTGGTAGACTACCATACCGatatattaaaagagaaataccaaGGACAATATGACAATCtcttatttttctactcttttatgTACCAGTTGATAAAGAATGCCAAATGCTCTggagacaaagaaacaagaaaacttaTCCATTAG
- the LOC113269735 gene encoding LOW QUALITY PROTEIN: transcription factor BTF3-like (The sequence of the model RefSeq protein was modified relative to this genomic sequence to represent the inferred CDS: inserted 2 bases in 1 codon; substituted 1 base at 1 genomic stop codon): MKETIMNQEKLPKLQAHMHIGGRGTAHQKNMVHRMATADHKKLQFPLKKLGVNNISGIEEVSMFTNQGTVIHFNNPKVQASLTVNTFTITDRAETEXLTEMLXPLGAVYFKKTPTQSVDGKAPLATREDDDDEVPDLVEKFEEASENEIN; the protein is encoded by the exons ATGAAAGAAACTATCATGAACCAAGAGAAACTCCCCAAACTGCAAGCACACATGCACATTGGTGGGAGAGGAACTGCTCACCAAAAGAACATGGTTCATAGAATGGCTACAGCAGATCATAAAAAACTTCAGTTCCCCTTAAAGAAGTTAGGGGTAAACAATATCTCTGGTATTGAAGAAGTGAGTATGTTCACAAACCAAGGAACAGTGATCCATTTTAACAACCCTAAAGTTCAGGCATCGCTGACAGTGAACACGTTCACCATTACAGACCGTGCTGAGACAGAGTAGCTGACAGAAATGCT TCCACTTGGTgcagtctattttaaaaagactccCACACAATCTGTGGATGGAAAAGCACCACTTGCTACCAgagaggatgatgatgatgaagttCCAGATCTTGTGGAGAAATTCGAGGAAGCGTCCGAGAATGAAATAAACTGA